Within Rhododendron vialii isolate Sample 1 chromosome 12a, ASM3025357v1, the genomic segment TGTATCAAGAATTTTTCATTCGCGGTGAACGCTGACGAATAAACTGGAATCCTTTCTTCCTAGTTGTCAATTCTAGTCCCATTGAACTTGTGTGGAAACCTTGCCTGTCAGGTCTCGTGGTTTTGTTCAAACAGATATATACGGGTATCGGGTAGGCCACAAATTTGGGCGCCCAGTGTACGTATAATTGTAGATACAAAAGTGAACATATAGGTAGAGATATGCATGTATGAACCAACGCACgaacacacacccacacccgCATACAcacaacaagagagagagagagagagagagagagagagagagagagagagagagatgaagacagagagagagacggggacAGAAAGCGAGAGAGATATACCTGGACTGATCGTAGCAAGCCCAGCCGGCGATCGATAGGGATCGGAGCTTCACTCGTGATCGGGAGCCGAGGGACGAGAGAGAAACCGACTGAGAAGAAACCCTAGTCTGTGAAGAAGCAGAGTTCAAGATGGTAGTATTATTACACACTTTAATACAaaggattttttgtttttctgttttcccAACTTTCCAGGATAAAAAATACATAAGTTATGTTTGAACGACCGAATCTCAGTAGGAATAGAAATATGATTATTAAAAATTAAGTTTCTAAATTTTCTGGAATACTGTACTAATTATATTTCTAAGAATACAATACCGAAATTAATTGCATTCTAATATTAAAATTAATTCAGTAATCTTATGGATGAAATAATTActttgaaaatttatcaaaatcaacattttcattttttcaagcTAGAAATCCAAGATTACCATGGGATAATAGAGGGATTAGATTCTCACTCACTCTGGCAATGTGGTACTTGGTTGAATGTATCTTCagaaattacatttttattaTTGTCTCTTTCAAACGTCGGAATTATAGAAGTATGTCGTCGCATTTCTATTACTGTCTTTTCTAAATATGTGAATCATGAAACTAAGGATTGGAAAAGAagatttgaaggaaaaaatagaaatacggagggtgggttggagatgctctgacCGTTCATCACCATAAagatgaaagttttttttttttgcttcttgtgATTTGTTGTTAAGAAAAGTTCGTTGGTTAGAATATTGTTGAACTGACTACTATTTATTAATTgcaatttaatatttttaatagaTGATTTATTTGTCAATTGCAAGTATTGGACTCTCATGTTGCCCTGGCCAAAGCCACTATTTGCGGTtgataacctttttttttttgtgatcttCAATAAAGTCTAACGAGACTACACAGCCAAATGGCTTGAGAAACAGAAACAAGAGAAAAAGGGGGCAGAGCCACGCAATTACAAGGAAGAGAATCCCTTAAAGCTAAAGACGCAACCGAATGAGCTAAACAATCAGCCGTTCGATGAacccatctcagaataagcttGCTTGTGGCCACCATCTGTCGAATATCCTGAACCAAAGTTGAGACCTGCCATGGTGGGACAAGCTCCGAGACACTTAGATGAATAGCCACTTTGTTATCAGACTCCACTTCAACCCCAGAACGACACAATGCTGTCATCATTAAACAAGCTTCCCGAATTGCAAAAAGTTCACCCTGGAGCGAAGAGAGAGCCGAAACAGACTTAGCCACCCCATCTACAATAATGCCCTTCCAATCCCGAATAACCACTGCAATTTTCCCTGGGGAGGAATTGCCTTTTAGAGCGACGTCACAGTTGGCCTTGAGAGACCTGCAGTCCGGAGCCTTCCACGATGAGGGAGCATTCCCTACCGGATGGTTATCCATGTGGACTTGTGGAGTCACAACCGAGGTACAGAATTCAgacatggcaaagctagccctAGCCATGGTATCCAAAGGATTAACCGCAACATGTCGAAAGATAAACTCATTTCTCGCTTTCCAAATATTCCACGCAATAAAGGCAACACGACTGATCACATCACAAGCATCTTTAGGAGGAATAGAATCAATGATAGATGAAGTCCATTTAAGGGCAGAGTCAGGTTGATTAGAAACACCTCCATGATCAATATTAAAGCCAAACCAGACAGCTCGCacccaagaacaagaaaatagaATATGATCAGTTGATTCTACCTGCAAATGGCACAGAGGACACAAGTTGGAAGGTGCGCACTTCCTCTTATAAAGGTTTTCCTTGGAAGCTAAACTATCCTTGCACACACGCCACCAGAAAATACAGATTTTGTTGGGAAGCTTGAGCTTCCAAATGGTTTTCCACAGATTTGGGTTTGGACGAAAAGAAGAGCCTGGTTTGCATTCATCTGTTTTTGGCACGAAGGCAAGACGATAACCAGATTTAACTGAGTAAATGCCATTGTTAGAAAAGTGCCAAATCAGCTTATCATTCCTCTGAAAAACTGGAAGAGGAATCTTGAGAATAGCTTCCAGTTAAACAGGAGAGACCTCCTTTTCCAACTGCTCCACTTCCCCCTTTGATGGTCAATCACATCAGACACAAGCTCAATCACAGAGTTGGGAGGCTTGGGGGtattaatcttgaaattagATGTAGAGGGGATCCATTTACCTTCCCAAAAGTCGATTGAAGCCCCATTTTGAACCTGCCAGCGCAGGCCTTTCGTCAGAAGATTCCTTCCCTGCAGGAGGCTTAACCAAATCCAGGAGGCAAGACTTCCACGAGCAGCCTGGAGAAAAGAAGAATTGGGGAAATAAATCCCTCTCAAGAATCTAGCCCAGTAAGCTTGAGGGTTCAAGAGAAGTCTCCAGCATTGTTTAGCCAGCATGGCTTCATTGAAAGCTCGAAAATCCCGAAAGCCCATGCCCCCATCCTCCTTTGCAATGGTTTTACTGGTCGTTGGCCATGGAGGATCTCTTTTTCTAGATGCTGCTTTAGTTGTGTTGTGATCAACTACTGTCATGCGCAATACACCAAGCTAACGAGGGGAAtatgcaatgttctaaaagtcactaGACTCTAGTCGGGCGGTCAGCCACCTTCGAGCAACTAATCGGATTAACTAGCGATTAATCAGtacatattaattagtaatcggcgattaatctatgtatattaattagtaatcggcgattaatcgttagtcggtCCTAATCAAATAGGTCTTGCCAGCTATTAATCgctttaatttcttgttttagaacactgggaATATGCAAAGTGAAAGTCATCAGAACAGGGTTTGTAGACATACTTTGACTTAGTTGCATTGCAAAAGAGGCTTACCAttgcgcaaaaaaaaaaagaggcttaCCAATACACTTAAAAacattgtaaaaaaataaaaatcacagACATAACTGAGAATTTAGTCCAGGTTAAACTAGCTGCAAATTTGCATCACCCAGTTCTCGTTTTGTATGTTCAATCACTATTTGCAAATTCTCAGTCTCTTTAAGCACTGTTTCTCTATCAACTTCTTGAGCTTTTCCTTGTACTTTCTCTTCGACATTCACCAGAAACCCATCTCTCCGATCGTAGAAGTAAATCATACAAGCCACCCATTTAATCACATTTCCTACGCAAATCAGGGTAGCTGATACGATAACCCCTCCCACTCTCTTGTAGCAGCCGAAATACAGGCACAACGACCGCAAACCGAGTtcccaaagaaagaaaacaagcaTCAAAAGGAGTCCGTCACCCTTACTATCCCTGCTAAAACGATCGGAGAGCGCAAATGCCCCCCTCCCACATATGCCCTTCTCCAAAACAGAGATCACAATACTCATGGTCCAAATCGCGCTCCATTCCAAGTACTTCGTTAGCAGAACTAAGCACGCTGCTGCAAATAATACCGAGACGAAGAAGTAGCCATGGGAAATGTTTCTTACGATGAAGAAGTAGAGCGTCGCTATCCATATCGATCCAAGAATCACACAGTTTGATGTGTAGAAAACGCATAGTAACGTGATGATCAAAGGGCTTTTGAACCTGGCTTCGAAATTTTGCACCATCAATCCCAGTGCCATCGGTTTCTCCCCGGTGTACAACTTCGATGCTGAATCAACAGTTAAAATCCCATTGAAGAGCTCCAGGAGACGAAGTGGGAAAAAATACAAGAACCCCACTTGTATCAAATCCACACAAAAATCCTTCGATAATCggccttgtaaaaaaaatgGCAGTGGCCAGCCGTGGTAGAAGTAACTATAGGGCGGCTCCGTGATTTTGGAGGCTTTAACGAGTGTCCTTCCAAGGATCAATTCGAAGAAAACCATGATACcgaagagagggagggaggttAGCAAGATGAATCTCATGAAGTTGATGTTTGAGAATGAGATTCTTACAGCCTTTTTGAGTATACCAGAGACTTCTAGCTTTTGACTCATCCCGGCATGACTGTTTTCCATTTGTGAgcttaccttttcttttttaattttcccgACCTCTATTCTAGCATCAATGGTGGTGGATTCTTGATCGAgaagtgagggagagagagagagagagaagtcttCTCTTGAACTTATGGTATTTGCTATATATTGTATTAACTTAtgcagagaaagagagaagtttTCTCTTGTACATATTGCCTTAGTTGTGTTTACCCTATTGATTAACTTATGcagcataattttttaattttttttttttgtgtttgtttgttttacagcaaacttttatgtgatataggTTCgtatcggaaaagtaaaaaattatgacttttacacaagtattttgaaaaatatccaaagaaaagctaaaaaaaatcagttttcagattttttttgaatattttccagaatacttgtgtaaaagtcataattctttactttttccggttcctctcgtcaagacgagcccatatcacataaaattttaacgtaaaactaacaaacgcaaaaaaaaaaattgaataaagacaaaaccaaaaaaattgtgatGCACAAGTTAATCACTAGCATGAATGGGACAGTGAAGAAAGTAATGGTGTGGAAGACTTGGCTTGGGGTTGTTCTTGAGTGATTGTCAATGTAATGATTGGTTAATGGTTTGAATATTTCCCCTAACAATTTAAACATTTTTGGTTGCATCTACCCCTTCATATTCCATCCTTTATATACTCCCGAACTATTTATTGTGAGAGCCCGGTCATTGGGATTATTCAACTTAATTGGTCGATATCAACACATACGTGAGCATAATATACGTATCATGTTTTAAATTATTTGGGTTACTACAAAGGGATAGGCCTGTATAAGAAATTCAATCCTCAGGTCATCTTAGGGAGCCTATAAATCCCCGTGAGTGGTATGGTACCCCGAGTTAATTAATTATCAGGCCCGTCCAGATATTTTGTCCAGTTCCTTTGACCAGACAGAAGGAAGATTGGAATGTCTTGGTAGACGTGGCCAGTGTTGTGTCATCTTAAATTCGTTTTTAAGGTTGGAGAATTCATGTCaagattctctttattttaagctggttcatttgtttttgggctaatcgtgtcatgtcattttttatttatgttcaaTCCATATTTTGTCAAAGATTTATCTGTACTTGTAGTCTTAATATATTAAATGTTTAGATAGTAGTATTAGATTTGTATAACCTTTTTTTCCTCTCAAGATTTGAATTTCATCATATTAATCTCTATTCAATGTGAAGTTCTTCACAAATTTGTTTACTACGGAAAATTTCTACATTTGAAGAGTAGGTCTTATTTATTTAGTACTAAGTTGTTTCCTCTTGTTAGGTTGATTAAAATAGcatttaaaattacaaaaaactaCATTATTGTCAAAATTCTTTTCTTCGTAATTTCTGTATAACTGAAAGAAGGCAGATATAATAAAGACATGTTAATTTGTACACAAGCTACCGCACGTTAATTAGTGTTGTCCTTTTTCAAATGTGTAACAATGTAATTAAGGAGATAACAATTGtgaaattttaaaagtactcgcaagcgcacgaGTCGTATCGAAGTATAATTATGCAAGTGCGAGGTCGAATCCACAAGGGACTTGTGtatttttataggaaaa encodes:
- the LOC131311743 gene encoding uncharacterized protein LOC131311743; its protein translation is MLHKLINRVNTTKAICTRENFSLSLHKLIQYIANTISSREDFSLSLSPSLLDQESTTIDARIEVGKIKKEKVSSQMENSHAGMSQKLEVSGILKKAVRISFSNINFMRFILLTSLPLFGIMVFFELILGRTLVKASKITEPPYSYFYHGWPLPFFLQGRLSKDFCVDLIQVGFLYFFPLRLLELFNGILTVDSASKLYTGEKPMALGLMVQNFEARFKSPLIITLLCVFYTSNCVILGSIWIATLYFFIVRNISHGYFFVSVLFAAACLVLLTKYLEWSAIWTMSIVISVLEKGICGRGAFALSDRFSRDSKGDGLLLMLVFFLWELGLRSLCLYFGCYKRVGGVIVSATLICVGNVIKWVACMIYFYDRRDGFLVNVEEKVQGKAQEVDRETVLKETENLQIVIEHTKRELGDANLQLV